The Malus domestica chromosome 13, GDT2T_hap1 genome includes a window with the following:
- the LOC103404104 gene encoding CBL-interacting serine/threonine-protein kinase 21, giving the protein MGFASNVGKYQLGRTIGEGTFAKVKLALDSTNGKYVAIKILDKHMVMQTNLKNQVQREIRTMKLLNHSNIVRIHEVIGTKTKIYIVMEHVSGGQLADKMLYAKRFSEGEARKLFQQLIDAMDYCHNRGVYHRDLKPENLLLASNGTLKMSDFGLSALRKPGDLLSTKCGSPSYVAPELILSKVYDGAAADVWSSGVILFELLAGHLPFDESSLMSLYKKISRAEYTFPQWFTQDQKKLISRILDPNPRTRITIPEIIENEWFQQDYVPTYGNDSDEKIYLDDVNAAFDSIEENVAETKIPKSSSFINAFQLIAMSNDLDLSGLFEEQDENKHKTRIGSKHTITETMKKIEAAATDASLSVARTNNFRMKMHAKQIMTRCCRSYIDISAEVIEVAPTNCVVEISRSAGELRLYKEFCKSLSSQLTDKAAASSPKQESEAVNTDRESIEEKERSEETNSRTIKDYRGYSSS; this is encoded by the exons ATGGGATTTGCCAGCAACGTAGGGAAGTACCAGCTCGGGCGAACGATTGGAGAAGGTACTTTCGCCAAGGTGAAGCTGGCACTCGACAGCACCAATGGCAAGTATGTTGCAATCAAGATCCTGGATAAGCATATGGTCATGCAAACCAATCTCAAGAATCAG GTCCAGAGAGAAATTAGAACAATGAAGCTTCTCAACCACTCCAACATTGTTCGCATTCACGAG GTCATAGGAACAAAGACAAAAATTTACATAGTTATGGAACATGTATCTGGAGGTCAACTCGCAGACAAGATG TTGTATGCCAAAAGATTTAGTGAAGGGGAGGCAAGAAAGCTGTTTCAGCAATTGATTGATGCAATGGACTACTGTCACAACAGAGGTGTCTATCACAGAGATCTAAAG CCTGAAAACTTGCTTCTAGCCAGTAATGGAACGCTGAAGATGTCCGATTTTGGACTCAGCGCACTGCGTAAG CCTGGTGACCTTTTGTCAACAAAATGTGGCTCTCCAAGTTATGTAGCTCCCGAG CTGATCCTGAGTAAGGTGTACGATGGAGCAGCTGCAGATGTTTGGTCTTCTGGAGTGATTCTTTTCGAATTATTAGCTGGTCATCTACCATTTGATGAATCTAGCCTGATGAGCTTATACAAAAAGATATCCAGAGCAGAATACACATTTCCGCAGTGGTTTACACAAGACCAGAAGAAGCTCATCTCCAGAATACTTGATCCAAATCCTAGAACG CGGATAACAATACCAGAGATTATCGAAAATGAATGGTTTCAACAAGATTATGTGCCCACATATGGAAATGATAGTGACGAAAAAATCTACCTTGATGATGTTAATGCCGCATTTGATTCAATTGAG GAGAATGTGGCGGAGacaaaaattccaaaatccTCAAGTTTTATAAATGCATTCCAATTGATAGCCATGTCAAATGATCTCGATCTGTCAGGTCTTTTCGAGGAACAG GATGAGAACAAGCATAAAACAAGGATTGGATCCAAGCATACCATTACTGAAACCATGAAGAAAATAGAAGCTGCTGCAACGGATGCGAGCCTTTCAGTAGCAAGAACAAACAACTTCAGG atGAAAATGCATGCAAAACAGATTATGACTAGATGCTGTAGATCATACATTGACATATCAGCAGAG GTGATTGAAGTTGCTCCCACGAATTGTGTCGTTGAAATATCAAGATCTGCAGGGGAGCTTAGACTGTACAAAGAA TTCTGTAAAAGTTTATCAAGTCAGCTGACAGACAAAGCCGCTGCTTCATCACCGAAGCAAGAATCTGAGGCTGTCAACACCGATAGAGAAAGTATCGAAGAAAAAGAACG CTCTGAGGAGACGAATTCCAGAACAATCAAAGACTACCGCGGTTATTCATCGTCTTGA